The following proteins come from a genomic window of Lolium rigidum isolate FL_2022 chromosome 5, APGP_CSIRO_Lrig_0.1, whole genome shotgun sequence:
- the LOC124653327 gene encoding ocs element-binding factor 1-like, with protein sequence MSSSSLSPGGRLSGSDGDSAGTFAAGDNRREKRRLSNRESARRSRLRKQQHLDELVQEVARLKAENARVLGRANDIAGQFVRVDQENTVLRARAAELGDRLRSVNQVLRVVEEFSGVAMDIQEECPPDDPLLRPWQIPYPATAMPIAATATHMLQY encoded by the coding sequence ATGTCGTCGTCGTCTCTGTCGCCGGGAGGAAGGCTGTCCGGGTCGGACGGCGACTCGGCGGGCACGTTCGCGGCCGGGGACAACCGGCGGGAGAAGCGGCGGCTGTCGAACCGGGAGTCGGCGCGGCGGTCGAGGCTGCGGAAGCAGCAGCACCTGGACGAGCTGGTGCAGGAGGTGGCGCGGCTCAAGGCCGAGAACGCGCGCGTGCTGGGGCGCGCCAACGACATCGCGGGGCAGTTCGTGCGCGTCGACCAGGAGAACACGGTGCTCCGGGCGCGCGCCGCCGAGCTCGGCGACCGCCTGCGCTCCGTCAACCAGGTGCTCCGCGTCGTCGAGGAGTTCAGCGGCGTCGCCATGGACATCCAGGAGGAGTGCCCGCCCGACGACCCCCTGCTCCGGCCGTGGCAGATCCCCTACCCGGCCACCGCCATGCCCATCGCCGCCACCGCAACGCACATGCTCCAGTACTGA
- the LOC124653361 gene encoding cytochrome c oxidase subunit 5C, producing the protein MAGGRIAHATLKGPSVVKEIFIGLTLGLVAGGMWKMHHWNEQRKTRSFYDMLEKGQISVVVEE; encoded by the coding sequence ATGGCAGGCGGCAGAATTGCACATGCTACCCTCAAGGGTCCGAGCGTGGTGAAGGAGATCTTCATTGGACTCACCCTCGGGCTGGTTGCTGGTGGTATGTGGAAGATGCATCACTGGAACGAGCAGAGGAAGACTCGATCCTTCTATGACATGCTTGAGAAGGGTCAGATCAGTGTCGTTGTCGAGGAGTAG